tTTAACTTCAAACTGCTGGTGAGTAATCCGCACTGGAAACGTGCAGCTTCAAGCAGATACTTGGAGCTTTAAAGGTGTGTAGCTGACTGTTCAAAAAGTGGTGCTAAAGCGTTCCTGGGTTACACACAGGATGTTGGCAGCTAGTGGTTCAGGAGGGTGATGGATCAAACACCCAGCTGACTGTAGCTTGTGGTACAGCAATGTGTGTAGTCATGCTCCAAGTGCAAGAGCTGGACGATACTGAATAGCAGATACCTAAAAATTTAAGCATGACCTTGAAAAGGAAGTGGAATTACGTTAATTTTGATATTTTCCCTATTCTTGCATGAAATTGTTTACATTTGATGACTAACTCCTCTTTTACCGAATGTCTGTGTTGGTACTGAGATTTATTCAGGAATTAAAATGCATGTATATGCTGTATTTACTACTTTATATATAGAACAGTCCCACTTGGTCCTGTCCATTCGCATGTGGATTTTAAGTGGTATTTTAAATGGGGCACTGGTATTTGCAAATGCTCAGTACCAATCTGATACTAAATTCTGGTGTGGGGATGTCTTAACTGTAGTGAGTGGGTTTGTGCCTTCCCTTTCAATATAGGACACATCCAGTAACATGCTGTTCTTGGCATGAACATGAAACACATCCTACTGACTATTTGCAAATGTCACCTGCCTTATTTCCTGTTGCTACCTTTAGTCATTAGGTTTTTGCTTGTTCTCTCAGTAAAACATATGGAGCCAAGATATTCTAGACCACAGGCTAAGCTTACATTTCACAATAGCAACACCATTTTGTTTGATATGATTGGTTGTTTACTAGAAATTATGGTAAACACTCaggttgcttttttttttttttttttcccctcggTGAGGTCTCTGGGAAGGCTAACAGCTTCCCATAAGTGAAAATGTCAcgttttcttctgttttgctttgTCTGATTCTTGTAATGTGGTGATTTTGGTGCTCCCCTGGTCCTGAGCTGCACCCTGTTTCCATGCATTCTCTCATCACCAGATATGAAACCTCCGACAGACGCCCCGGGGCACAGTCCCTTCACCAAGCGGCAGCCCTACCAACCCGCCTCCACTGCCTCCTCTATGATGGACGCCTTCCTGCAGGATAAAGCCCTGCCCCCCTCCACCGCCTCATCCCTGCCCTCTCAGACCACCCCTTCTGCTTCATTGGCCCAGAGTGTGTCTGCCCCACACTCGAAGCCGTCAGGCCCTGCCCCAAGCCAACAGATGTCCCCAGGACCCGCAGACCCCCAGGCCTCTAGCCCCCTACCCCTTCAGCAACATAAGCTCAAACAGCAGAAGAAAAGAACCTCCATCACGACCAAGGTTGGATGCGCACGAGCCCTTCACATGACCGTATGGTACACCATATTGGCAAAGTGAAATGTCTTACCTGTTAATTCTGCCATGTACAGAATGTCATATAGATGTACCCCATAGTTTTGATTAGTTCGCTTTAGTATTAATTTTAAGTTTAGCTGTGCTTGTTTAACCTTTCAAATGCATTATTCATCATGGAAGCAGGAGACTAAGTAGCACAGTTAGTTAAACTTGAAATTAAAGTTGGTGTGCTCAGTAGTTCAGTGGCATAACTCTGCCAATCAGTTGATTTGAAGTTCTATGGAGTTTTTATTTGCATTGTATATAGTGAAGTGCTTTCTGTTATGGCAGATTCCTGCTTTAGCGGTGGAGATGCCGGCCTCGGCGGATATATCCGGACTCAACCTACAGTTTGGAGCGTTACAGTTCGGCTCAGAGCCCGTCCTGCCTGAGTATGATACCGCAGCGGTGGTCGCCACCACCACGACCTGCAACCCTGCCCAGAACAACCTCTACACGAGTGCCAACAGGTCTCTACATTTCTCCCCTTTACATTCTTGTTTAATTTGGGTCTCGTTGATATCGACATTTGTCTGCAACACAGTCGGAAGTTTGCATGCTGATACAGGTGCCAATCTTTTGCACTCTCTCAGTGAGCAGACTCCAACCCTGCCCAACCCCACCCAGATGGAGCTCTATGAGCAGAGAGGTGGCCAGACGAGACGATATCCCCCCTCAGTCTCCTCATCCCCACAGAAAGACATGCAGCCCAAGGTAAAACCTCACACGCTCACGCTTGAATATGTTTCAGAAGATCTTTTTAGATACAGACATATAACACAACAAAACCCAGAGTTGATTTTGGTGTGCATGTAGTTGATCCGTGTGGTTTGTAGATCTTATACACATGAGGTGAAGTGGTATATCGGTGTCCGCTGAGGGTGCACTAGGCTTTGAGCTTATATCGCACAAGCTGTAGTTTTACAGAAAAAAGATCACCATAAGTCTGAGCTAGTGTCCCACTTTCACCAAGGAGGGTTCTTTAAGATGTGCTAGCTGACCAATCACTTTATCAGGATATGTGAATTGATCGCACAGGCCTGACCTCTTCTGGGCCAGGTCATGGGTAGTAAACAGCTTGTAGACCTGCAGAAAAGTGGGGTGTTATTCTCGCCTATACCAAAAATTTATAAATCTAACCTCCCTCTCATAGTTTGTGATCCTAAAACTTCAGAGTCTCAAGGAATGAACTGAAGGATATTTTCATTTCTGTTCATTGTATTGGACATTGAAATAAGTGAATCTTAATTAATTTGATGTTAATTATAACCGTGGTATTCATTAATGACTGGTCTAACCAGCTTTGCTTAAAGTTAATGAACTTTTATTATGGATTTTTTTTAAACCTACAGAATGGGTTCAGTTCAATACAGACAACGCAGTCTCTGGAAGGTAAGCTACCCTGCTGCTTTTAAGAAGTGTTTTTAGAGTGATTTTTCTGTGCTCCTCAAGCAGGGTGATGTACATGTACTTCCCTTAATTGTTCCTGTCTAGCTGCAGCAGGCTCTGCAGTGTCCGCGAAGCCTGCGTCCGACCCTGTTGTACCTTCCACTGTGTCAAACATGGCCTCATTGGCAGACCCACAGTCTGGTCCAGCCTCTCTGCTGACCACATCCAATCAGACGCCACTTGCTTCTCTTGGACATGAAGACCCCTCCAGTTCAATTGCACCTCCACGACACAAGTAAGATGTTTTCAATTTGTTAAGtgtaaaaaagattttttttaaaaggTGCCGGTGTGATTGTGTtcccctctgcctctctctctcagctcacTACCCACCCAGCAGAACAATTTGGCTCCGTCCTCAGTCCACACATCTAATACAAGTCTACTGGTGAGTCTTTCTACATACATACCAGTTTTAATTTCTCTTCCTCTGCATTCTGAAGGCAGTTGGCTGAGGTGTTCAGAGTAGTTTGTTGACTGGGCTAAAGGAGTACTATTGATAGTCATTTCCCTTCATTGTCCTGTACTCGTTTGCCACCTCCTCTCCATTATTTCTCATGATGATGCTTTTTCCACCATGctcctgctttaaaaaaatatatatatatttttgtgctTCTGTCACCTGccttcatcttttttttttttgtctactCCCTTAGCATCCAAATGTGGATGGGGACTCCGGTCTGCACTCGTCCTCCTTCCCCTCGGTCTCCTCCGTGCCTCCTTCCTCAGTCTCCTCCGCGGCTCCCGCCTCTCACAGCACCCCTGTTCCTCCTCCTTCCTCGACTAATGCCGCCTCTGTCCAGTCCACGCTGGGTCCCGTCAGTGGTTTGACCATGGGTCTCAGCTCTGCGGGTGGCGTAGCGTCCATCGTGCCACCCGCAGTTGCCgcagcctcctcttcctcgttaGCTTCGGCTACTGCCGCACCTTCATCAGCTTCATCGCGCAGTACGGCTGCCTCAGGTAACAATTTGGCAGGAGCAGTTGATGGGGCAACGTGCATTTACCGTGGTGTTTCATACATGTAGTTGACATGCTATAAACCTCATACTTAAGTCCTGTCCTTCAAATATAAACCCTGCATAAGCAAAAAGGGCTTTTAAATTGATCCAGTTCCCAAAATCCTAGACGGTTATGTAAAGGTCTTGACTGATTCAATATTTTTACGACCAACATTTAGAAAAACCAACCAATGTTCTTGCCCAGGAAGTATTAACATGGACCTCCAAAGCCATAACTTTTTTTGCAGGTATTGTGAAGAACAAAATGACTTGGACAAGTTGTTAGTTAGCTCTGCACATTTCATTCTGGACTGTTTCTCAAGCCTTAAACATTACGAGAAGGCTTCACTTAACTAGGCTCAATTCGATTCAGCAATATTTTGTGAATGTTAAACCCAGTGTTAAACTGATACATTTGAGTGCagtatttaatacatccagcAGCATCTCAAAGAATAAGCAAGGGGCTTtaggaaaaataaaataaaaaataattaacCTTGTAAAAACCCAAGTTGGTTTTAAAATTGGTATTCTCCCCTTTGATTGTAGTTTTGGTCTTTTAGTTATTtattgttaaataaataaatagttacTTTATGCATGTTTCTTTAAGTCACAAACCTTCAATATGGTCAGCAATTTAGAAACTCATTGTGGCACTTTTTTAAAAGAATTTCATGGGTTTTTGTATTAGAAAAAAATGAATGTATCCTCACTGCACTTTGACCTTAGCCACTCATCCATGAGTACTATTGTTCTTGATGCATGCTCAGTAAGTTTTACTTTTAGTTCTCAGGGTCAGAAATGGTTTTCCTCACCTTGGCATACATTAGCCTAAATTAATGGGCCATCATATGACTGTTTTGTGGCTATATCTAAAGCAAAGAGGAAGTTGAATTGAATGGAGAGGAAGAAAGCTACCCTTGAAAATGTGTTCAGACACACGGATATGAAGTCATTGTGCTATGCAAGTGATGCAAGTGTTTGTGTCCTGCAGGGAAAGCACCTCCAAACCTGCCTCCCGGAGTGCCACCTCTGCTGCCCAACCCGTACATCATGGCTCCTGGCTTGCTTCATGCGTACCCGGTGAGACTAAACTCTCTACCTAAAGTGTTCTTAGCTTTTCCAAATTTCTACCAATGAGACTCTATTTAACCTGCAGTGTTTAATTGAATTTATTGAACTTGCTACAATGATTTGGTTTTATTGACATGATCACACTGAAGTCTTCACGTGTTGAAGGCATAGCATTTGTCATCTTCTGGACTTGTTTTCTTTGCTTCTTAGCCCCAGGTTTATGGCTATGATGACCTTCAGATGCTCCAGACCAGGATACCACTGGTACGTATAACCCAGCACTAATAATCTTTGCTTTACCTCAATTGTGCGTGTTTTGGCTGCAGTAGAACTCTTGAAGCTAATTCAGGTGTTCTTATGTAAATAAATACTTGATATTAAAACTCATCCCTTTTCCCTTTAATAGGATTATTACAGCATTCCATTTGCAACTCCGACCACAGCACTAACTGGCAGGGAAGGCAGTTTGACCAGCAATCCTTACTCTGGTAAGATGCTCTTTGCAGGACGTGCTATACCAAAAGAGAAGTTAAAAATTTACTTTATGGTTTGCTAATTCTAGTCAACAAACACAAATTGCACAGGATTTTGACGACTAGCTTGGTATGTCTGCATGATGTCAGCAGTCTGACTGCTCAGCACACCTTTTTGGTGTTTTGTCTGCATTACCTTGGAAGACTCGGGGGTCACTGTGTGCCAGACCCAATGGGTAGACCTTCGGCCTTTCTGCTGATGAGGCCTGGCGAGGTTGTTGCATCCCTCGTTAATCACGTCAATATAACCTCTCTCCAACCTTCCAGCCGGTGACCTGACGAAGTTCGGCCGCGGGGACACATCCTCCCCGGCCCCGGCCACCACGCTGGCTCAGCCCCAGCAGAGCCAGACCCAGACGCACCACACTACCCAGCAGCCCTTCCTCAACCCAGCTCTGCCCCCAGGCTACAGCTACACCAGCCTGCCCTACTACACGGGAGTGCCTGGTCTGCCCAACACCTTCCAGTACGGCCCCGCTGTGTTCCCGGTGAGAACGGCTTCAGCACCTCCATAAGAATGCCTAACCTACTCAAATACGTCAGTTTTTCTTAATTTGGCTTCCGCCAAGTCAAATATCCTTTTAATAACTTGAAACAGAAGATAGATAATGGAAACTTTAATTAGATAAAACCTTTTATCTTAATTTTAAGAAGTTTAGTTTAAGAGCAGTTTCTTTCTGCGCCGCCATTTGAGTGTCATGAGCAGGGGTGAGCGTGTTTTTGGGTAGAGGGCCGAGGGATGTTCCTTGAGAAACAACAATGGAAAAAAAAGCTTGTTTTGGTCATGGCACTTTCAAGTAAGTGACCATCACCACCTTTTGTGACCGTACACACCTCAGGTCGCTCCTACCTCCTCCAAACAACACGGAGTGAACGTCGGGGTCAGTGCTTCAGCCACGCCCTTCCAACAGGCTAGCGGTTATGGGTCCCATGGATACAGCACTGGTAAGActattttctctttttgtttttcttcatttatttatgtatttttatataCCTCTGACACAAGCTCTAAATCCATAGATGTCATTGACCAGTAGTAACTTTTAAACTGGCGCAGTTCTGTCCAGGTAGGCATGATATTTTGCAGGTTCCATGTTTTCCGTGCATAATAAACATGGTCGTGTTAAAAGCAGCCAGATGGTAGTCGTCAGCTCTCCACTACCAAGGCAGAGTCCCTTTGTGCCAAAACCAGGAGTGGAACAGACGCAGTGCATTCTGGGTGGGGAACTACTGCCAGGCCCAGTCAGATTGTGGCTGCTCATACTGCTTCGTGAATGTTGTTGAACTACTCTTGTGTGGTTACCATCGTGTGAGCTGTACTTCTGAATTCTTATTTTAAGCTATGGGAAGCTGCAAAGTTTTGCATGTTCGGATATACGAGATGGGGAAGAGATCAAAAAGGGACCAAATTTCAGTTCTCtgcaatattttttaaaggAGTCGGGGCCAGTCATCTATTAAGCTGCAGCGCCCTCCTTTGGTGAGGCGAAGCAACCCCTTGCTAGCAGTGATCTAGGGCTGGTGAGGTCAGAAGTGGGCTTGGTTTCAGGTGGTGGGCCTGCACACGCTTATCCACATGCTTATCCACACGCGGCCTGCTTTCGCCCAACCACTCACGGTCCCCGTGTTTCAGCAACAGCTGTTTCAGTCTTCTCATCTGTCTTTCCCTACACTGTTTCTGTtagtcttaaaaaaaaaaaaacctcaaaatACAAAAGTTTGCTTCTTACCTTAGCATCACCATTTCCTTCAGTATTCATGAATCCTCATGTGTAGgctaatttttatatatacatacatacactatCCAGTTTGTCACGTTTCTTCTGTTCCTTCCATTTTTCCATTACGTTTAACATTCTTTTATTTCGGAATCTCATTTTTTCTGGGCAGAACTGGTAATAATCTCTCTGCCCTTaacgcgcgcgcgcgtgcacgcacacaccccaaacacttTGCTTGCTGCTTTACAGCCTGTCCTCTTCCACAGCTCCCAACTCCTCCCTTCCCTCCCCCACCCCGTGGCCCTGCCTGGTGTGTGTCTAACGCTGTGGGGCCGTGGCTGTGTGTCTGACCCGTTTGCAGGCTATGAGGATATGGGCCAGGCTCCGGCAGGGAGCGGGGATTTCTGTAAGGCCGGTTACGGCACCGCCGTGGCTGCCGCCGCCGCTGCTTCCGCGCAAAACAAGCCCGCCAGCTCCGTCACTGCGCCCGGAGTCGGTGAGTGGAGCCTCACGCcaaactccctccctccccctccccacccaccctcTCATCTCCGTCACCACAACTGACCTCACCGGGGGAGCTTGATGAAGCCGTGGCCTGCCACCTCGGCGCTGCTGGTGGCCCTGTACTCGGGAGGAAATGCTCGAGGCACCGATGTCTGATTTAAGAACGGTGTCCTCTTCCCTTCGTTACTCCGTTTCATGCGCTGGAAACGTGAGGTTTCTTAGAAACTTGGGTCTTGATTTTAGGATGTTTTCCATATATAAATAGCTGTTTGTTGTCTGTGAGGAAAAATGCTAATGGCTTGAACTGCCCTGTGGTCAGTATTGCagtatttcttttatttttattttttttattcgaCCATGCTCACTTTAGTAACATATTCCAATTGATGATTGTTAATGCCTATGAAAGTTGACATGAATGGAGGACTTGTAGAGACATTTCCTGACTTATCTAAATTTTTGTTGCTGATTGGCCAGGACAAATACCCACTAAATTTCATTTCTCCTTTTCCCCTTTTTGGTCAATTAGTTTAGTGACTGGGTGTAATGAGGTGTTAAAGTTTCCAGCTAAGTTGCCAGGTGAAAGGATACTTTTAGATGAGCTTCTTACTACCATAAATGCTGCAGTGTTGGTATCTGCATTAACGCATCACTGCAGGTGTGTTGCActctaatcttagcatttctgTGGTAATCCTACATCTCTTGTAAACCAGAGGTTTTCTGTTCAAGATGATACTTGTTGTTTATTGGAGTTGTTTTGCTATGTTCCTCAATGAAAGCATCATGTCAGGATCATGTTCATGTCCAATATGTGATGTCATACTTGCAGTGTTTCCATAGTTCTTGTGTAGCAGAACAACAAGCCCAGTGATTTGTTTCATGTTTTAAATGGCTAAATTGCATGTCAACCAGCAATCTTGAGTTTGGTGATTTACTTCAACATTTTGAGGTTTGTATGAAACCATTTTCTCAAGGGGTGGCAGTAAATCCCGTCTCTGTGGTCATTTGGCTTTTAAGAAAAATGAAACTTAAAAAGCTGTAAATCAAGTTACGGACACATTTGGAACATAACTCTTCGTGTGTTAATACTGTCCAGGAAAAGGGCCATAGCCACAGAATTATTACCGTGTTTTACTCATGTTACTGGTGCCCTTTGCCCTCAGCAGAATGCCTTTTGAGGAACACCATTGGCCGCCTTGAAAAGGCAGTGTTGCTGTGTCAAGACACCTAATATAATGTTTCCCTGACAGTTGGCTACCAAAGTGTAGACTGTTCTAGATTAACAACTGGTGTTCCTTTTAACCTCCATTTCTCATTACTCTTCCTATGGAGAAATTTCATGATTCTTTCTGCTGTCATATAGCAGGTTTCATTTTGTATTCTCTCCAGGCTCAGAGTTGGCATTTCATGATCTCCCTTTTGTGACAGTTAGTGTTGTCTGTGTATGAATAACATTTGGCTGTccctgtgtttgtgaatgttggCTTTCCCTCAGGAGTGTCGGTGACCTCCAGCAACACAGGAGTCCCCGATATTTCAGGGTCTGTTTACACAAAGACACAGGTAAGCGTCCTCAAACATGGGCCTTTTTTGTGCTTCTTGCCTATTCCTTCTCTCCCTTAACCCTCAATATGTGCTCATCTTTTTCTGCTGCTGTTTGTTTGACTTGGTTTGTTGCTCTTTGTAGTCATTTGACAAACAGGGTTTCCACACCGGGACACCAGGGGCCTCGTTCAGTCTGCCCTCAGCGTTGGGGAGCGGCGGCCCCATTAACCCTCCGGCGGCGGCAGGCTACGCTCCTGCACCCTTCATGCACATCCTGGCTCCTCACCAGCAGCCACACTCTCAGATGCTGCACCACCACCTGCAGCAGGACGGACAGGTGAGCACCGGCCGTCGCCACACTGTGTCTGGATGGTGAAGGGGAGCGCTGTATGGACCAAGAAGGTGAGGCAGGGAGTCTTTGACCAATCACAGTACCAATGTCAATACAAGAAGCTGCTCTTCTAATGTTACAAAAATAGAATAACCAAAGCACTGTTCTGAGTGCAAATTTGTGTACCATAGTTTGTTTATTGtgataattaaaaaaatcagCCTCAGGTTACCCTTGGGCATATTTATTCATATTGCAGAAGTAAACCATGTTTAAATATTACCTACTGCTTTTGATATTGGTGAGTGTGGGAGAGCCTCCTGTATCTGCAGAAATGGGCCGAGCTGGCTGACCTGTCTCTACCCCCACCCCTTCATATTATCTTTTCCATAAATCATCAAAACAAATCTTCCAACACTAATATATGATGTAATCTTGTTTTTAAGTAAACTGCTTTGCTTAATCAAAGCTTAAAATTTAACCCGTCATTACAACTTTCCCACCTACAAAGCATGGGATAATGGATTTTGTCCTGTAGTTTGCCCAAGGATGTTCCAAAATGGCTGCCCCATAATGTTACAAACATTTACAAGAATTTTTTTTTGATTGATCAATCATCTTAACACTTAATTCAGGCATGATACAAAAGTGAAATGGAACATTTTTCAAAAGAAAATAAGAATTGTTTCTATGAAATCTACGTATTAAAATGTGTGATTTATTGTACTGACCTTCGTGCACTCACTCTCTTTCAGAGTGGCTCTGGGCAGCGCAGTCAGAATGCTTCCATTCAACAGAAGTCCCAGATCAACAAGTCTGCTTACAACAGCTATAACTGGGGAGGCAATTAAGTTGGCCTTTTCCAATCTGGTGTCCAAAAATGCTGAAATTAGGGGACCCTTTCCTAAACAACTCCTACGTGTGCCCTTCCACcgcacaccctctcctccacttgTCCAGTTGCCCTATAGTACCTTCCCATACCTGTGATGGTGCTGTTCTACGAGGTAGCActgtgagggtgatgagggggtggtggtggtggtggggtctTAAAGAGGAAGTGTAACAGGGTTTGGAAGAGTAAGTATGTGATTATAGTAACTTGGGCTTTCAAGAGCCAAGTATCGAGTGTTTGGAGTTTGTATTGTGTTAAATGAAATAGCCCAACCCTTTCATTCTGGCATATGTAACATAGAGCTGTTTtctaaaagtttttttttgttttttatcttTTGGAAAGTGGAAGAGAAAATTAGTGTTTTAAgagtctctttctttctttctttctttctgcccCTTCCATACCTGCATCCTGTTTGGTCTGTTGATTTTCAATCTCAGATCCACCACCTTTGTGGTTCTGTATTGTATTTACTTTCCCTCCCCCTTTCTCCCCCATTTTTACCAAATTTTATTTTTGGGGGAACAAAATATCGCTCTAGATCGGCTAATGCAGTTGTGGAGTTTATTTTTTaccaaatataattatatagATATATGAAAAGATGTGGGCACAAAGATGTTGGATATGTTCTGagtggtttttttgtttgttttttctttgcgCATATATGCAAATCTGTAATTAGGGTGGCCACTCGTATGAATGTTGGACCCATTCAATAAACCCTTCAATCAGCTGTTAAT
This Brachyhypopomus gauderio isolate BG-103 chromosome 6, BGAUD_0.2, whole genome shotgun sequence DNA region includes the following protein-coding sequences:
- the ubap2l gene encoding ubiquitin-associated protein 2-like isoform X12; this translates as MMTSVGGSRNRGNWEQTQGQTQSQSQHKQRPQATAEQIRLAQMISDHNDADFEEKVKQLIDITGKDQDESMIALHDCNGDVNRAINVLLEGSPDTDSWEMVGKKKGVSGQKESVQLDVGEEGKENRERGAERDIARRRGGAPRRGRGASRGREFRGQENGLDGAKAGAVAGRGTERGRRGRGRGRGGAGRRGGRFSAQGMGTFNPADYAEPAQTEESYAGGSTWSNTGNLDQEGGARLEFTGEGTNYPRKFDSAPGAWRTTEEWGTEDWNEDLSETKIFTASSVAAHPMPQENVTITAGQRIDLAVLLGKTPPSSSSETEPAPLEAAQTPSLSQSLVFSNSKQPVPLSQASSSTSYNQHSMVSMLSKGFGEVGDTKGSTSGSTSGSQFLEQFKTAQALAQLAAQHSQSGPPSTVPSSWDTSPATLGQYDMKPPTDAPGHSPFTKRQPYQPASTASSMMDAFLQDKALPPSTASSLPSQTTPSASLAQSVSAPHSKPSGPAPSQQMSPGPADPQASSPLPLQQHKLKQQKKRTSITTKIPALAVEMPASADISGLNLQFGALQFGSEPVLPEYDTAAVVATTTTCNPAQNNLYTSANRSLHFSPLHSCLIWVSLISTFVCNTVGSLHADTGANLLHSLSEQTPTLPNPTQMELYEQRGGQTRRYPPSVSSSPQKDMQPKNGFSSIQTTQSLEAAAGSAVSAKPASDPVVPSTVSNMASLADPQSGPASLLTTSNQTPLASLGHEDPSSSIAPPRHNSLPTQQNNLAPSSVHTSNTSLLHPNVDGDSGLHSSSFPSVSSVPPSSVSSAAPASHSTPVPPPSSTNAASVQSTLGPVSGLTMGLSSAGGVASIVPPAVAAASSSSLASATAAPSSASSRSTAASGKAPPNLPPGVPPLLPNPYIMAPGLLHAYPPQVYGYDDLQMLQTRIPLDYYSIPFATPTTALTGREGSLTSNPYSAGDLTKFGRGDTSSPAPATTLAQPQQSQTQTHHTTQQPFLNPALPPGYSYTSLPYYTGVPGLPNTFQYGPAVFPVAPTSSKQHGVNVGVSASATPFQQASGYGSHGYSTGVSVTSSNTGVPDISGSVYTKTQSFDKQGFHTGTPGASFSLPSALGSGGPINPPAAAGYAPAPFMHILAPHQQPHSQMLHHHLQQDGQSGSGQRSQNASIQQKSQINKSAYNSYNWGGN
- the ubap2l gene encoding ubiquitin-associated protein 2-like isoform X10, with protein sequence MMTSVGGSRNRGNWEQTQGQTQSQSQHKQRPQATAEQIRLAQMISDHNDADFEEKVKQLIDITGKDQDESMIALHDCNGDVNRAINVLLEGSPDTDSWEMVGKKKGVSGQKESVQLDVGEEGKENRERGAERDIARRRGGAPRRGRGASRGREFRGQENGLDGAKAGAVAGRGTERGRRGRGRGRGGAGRRGGRFSAQGMGTFNPADYAEPAQTEESYAGGSTWSNTGNLDQEGGARLEFTGEGTNYPRKFDSAPGAWRTTEEWGTEDWNEDLSETKIFTASSVAAHPMPQENVTITAGQRIDLAVLLGKTPPSSSSETEPAPLEAAQTPSLSQSLVFSNSKQPVPLSQASSSTSYNQHSMVSMLSKGFGEVGDTKGSTSGSTSGSQFLEQFKTAQALAQLAAQHSQSGPPSTVPSSWDTSPATLGQYDMKPPTDAPGHSPFTKRQPYQPASTASSMMDAFLQDKALPPSTASSLPSQTTPSASLAQSVSAPHSKPSGPAPSQQMSPGPADPQASSPLPLQQHKLKQQKKRTSITTKIPALAVEMPASADISGLNLQFGALQFGSEPVLPEYDTAAVVATTTTCNPAQNNLYTSANSEQTPTLPNPTQMELYEQRGGQTRRYPPSVSSSPQKDMQPKNGFSSIQTTQSLEAAAGSAVSAKPASDPVVPSTVSNMASLADPQSGPASLLTTSNQTPLASLGHEDPSSSIAPPRHNSLPTQQNNLAPSSVHTSNTSLLHPNVDGDSGLHSSSFPSVSSVPPSSVSSAAPASHSTPVPPPSSTNAASVQSTLGPVSGLTMGLSSAGGVASIVPPAVAAASSSSLASATAAPSSASSRSTAASGKAPPNLPPGVPPLLPNPYIMAPGLLHAYPPQVYGYDDLQMLQTRIPLDYYSIPFATPTTALTGREGSLTSNPYSAGDLTKFGRGDTSSPAPATTLAQPQQSQTQTHHTTQQPFLNPALPPGYSYTSLPYYTGVPGLPNTFQYGPAVFPVAPTSSKQHGVNVGVSASATPFQQASGYGSHGYSTGYEDMGQAPAGSGDFCKAGYGTAVAAAAAASAQNKPASSVTAPGVGVSVTSSNTGVPDISGSVYTKTQSFDKQGFHTGTPGASFSLPSALGSGGPINPPAAAGYAPAPFMHILAPHQQPHSQMLHHHLQQDGQSGSGQRSQNASIQQKSQINKSAYNSYNWGGN
- the ubap2l gene encoding ubiquitin-associated protein 2-like isoform X9; the protein is MMTSVGGSRNRGNWEQTQGQTQSQSQHKQRPQATAEQIRLAQMISDHNDADFEEKVKQLIDITGKDQDESMIALHDCNGDVNRAINVLLEGSPDTDSWEMVGKKKGVSGQKESVQLDVGEEGKENRERGAERDIARRRGGAPRRGRGASRGREFRGQENGLDGAKAGAVAGRGTERGRRGRGRGRGGAGRRGGRFSAQGMGTFNPADYAEPAQTEESYAGGSTWSNTGNLDQEGGARLEFTGEGTNYPRKFDSAPGAWRTTEEWGTEDWNEDLSETKIFTASSVAAHPMPQENVTITAGQRIDLAVLLGKTPPSSSSETEPAPLEAAQTPSLSQSLVFSNSKQPVPLSQASSSTSYNQHSMVSMLSKGFGEVGDTKGSTSGSTSGSQFLEQFKTAQALAQLAAQHSQSGPPSTVPSSWDTSPATLGQYDMKPPTDAPGHSPFTKRQPYQPASTASSMMDAFLQDKALPPSTASSLPSQTTPSASLAQSVSAPHSKPSGPAPSQQMSPGPADPQASSPLPLQQHKLKQQKKRTSITTKIPALAVEMPASADISGLNLQFGALQFGSEPVLPEYDTAAVVATTTTCNPAQNNLYTSANSEQTPTLPNPTQMELYEQRGGQTRRYPPSVSSSPQKDMQPKNGFSSIQTTQSLEAAAGSAVSAKPASDPVVPSTVSNMASLADPQSGPASLLTTSNQTPLASLGHEDPSSSIAPPRHNSLPTQQNNLAPSSVHTSNTSLLHPNVDGDSGLHSSSFPSVSSVPPSSVSSAAPASHSTPVPPPSSTNAASVQSTLGPVSGLTMGLSSAGGVASIVPPAVAAASSSSLASATAAPSSASSRSTAASGKAPPNLPPGVPPLLPNPYIMAPGLLHAYPPQVYGYDDLQMLQTRIPLDYYSIPFATPTTALTGREGSLTSNPYSAGDLTKFGRGDTSSPAPATTLAQPQQSQTQTHHTTQQPFLNPALPPGYSYTSLPYYTGVPGLPNTFQYGPAVFPVAPTSSKQHGVNVGVSASATPFQQASGYGSHGYSTGYEDMGQAPAGSGDFCKAGYGTAVAAAAAASAQNKPASSVTAPGVGFPSGVSVTSSNTGVPDISGSVYTKTQSFDKQGFHTGTPGASFSLPSALGSGGPINPPAAAGYAPAPFMHILAPHQQPHSQMLHHHLQQDGQSGSGQRSQNASIQQKSQINKSAYNSYNWGGN